A single genomic interval of Fructobacillus americanaquae harbors:
- the mutS gene encoding DNA mismatch repair protein MutS: protein MATKEPTPMMVQYHQIKDQYPDAFVFYRMGDFYELFEDDAIKGAKILELTLTARNKNSAEPIPMAGIPHHAVSAYIDILVDAGYKVAIVEQMEDPATAKGMVKRDVVQLITPGTKLSSKNGDGKDNNFLAAVVATGSRLGDADQAAFALAYIDLSTGELKATELMDESAVLDELGALEVKEVVLAKEGDFSTPALAAAIGEKGLVVSYQGPVQPSATITYLTKDLKKPAKQTVTGLLLQYLFDTQKRSLDHIMPVQTYERQAYLVFNQVTRVNLDLVENARTKQKAGSLFALLDQTKTAMGGRLLKQWLIKPLKDLQKIQARQEAVAAFKDDFFTRGTVQDQLKYVYDLERLAAKAALGTINARDLVQLKRSLQAVPDMQAALQAEHVNPILQAAGAEIDPLFDLASLIEQAIVPEPPISVRDGDLIQPGYDDLVDSYNQALADNQDWLAAYQKQEQEATGISTLKVKYNKNFGYFIEVTKVNLDKLEEGRYHRKQTLTNAERFTTPELKEHEDLIFAAQTKRFDREYDLFLAIRARVKEEISRLQTLAQKVARLDVLAALADVAENRHFTKPEFKTDGDRALTIKQGRHPVIESLLGPGEYVANDVFFDEKTKIQLVTGPNMAGKSTYMRQVALIVVLAQMGSFVPADEATLPIFDQIFTRIGANDDLVNGRSTFMVEMAEANSALQGATSQSLILFDELGRGTATYDGMALAQAIIEYLDQNLHATTIFATHYHELTALAASHPAIQNVHVGAQLTDDGALHFLHQVQPGAADRSYGIQVAALAGLPKSLLTNAEAILRALETQGVGQVEGVEETVVKRSSAAVKDTVSPAMRNASTEATPIGDSLAQDIPLFEIASAQELPAAEMELINPADQKALDELDRVNLNQLTPLAALNLIAKLQEMRQEND, encoded by the coding sequence ATGGCGACAAAAGAACCAACCCCGATGATGGTGCAATATCATCAAATTAAGGATCAGTACCCCGACGCCTTTGTTTTTTATCGAATGGGCGATTTTTATGAGCTCTTTGAAGATGATGCGATTAAAGGGGCCAAAATTCTTGAACTAACATTAACGGCACGGAATAAAAATTCAGCTGAGCCGATTCCGATGGCCGGAATTCCCCACCATGCCGTCTCAGCCTATATTGATATCTTGGTTGATGCAGGTTATAAGGTAGCAATTGTCGAGCAAATGGAAGATCCGGCAACGGCTAAGGGCATGGTCAAACGGGATGTTGTCCAGTTAATTACGCCAGGAACGAAGCTTTCCTCCAAAAATGGGGATGGCAAGGATAATAATTTTTTGGCTGCAGTGGTAGCGACTGGATCACGTCTTGGGGATGCTGATCAGGCGGCTTTTGCTTTAGCTTATATTGACCTTTCGACTGGCGAATTGAAGGCAACGGAATTAATGGATGAGAGCGCCGTTTTGGATGAACTTGGTGCTCTGGAGGTTAAGGAAGTGGTTTTAGCAAAAGAGGGTGATTTTTCAACACCAGCATTGGCGGCTGCTATTGGCGAAAAGGGCCTGGTTGTCTCTTATCAGGGTCCGGTTCAGCCTTCCGCTACGATTACTTATCTAACAAAAGATTTAAAAAAACCTGCCAAGCAGACAGTTACAGGACTGCTTCTTCAGTATCTATTTGATACGCAAAAGCGGTCTTTGGACCACATTATGCCGGTGCAAACATATGAGCGCCAGGCTTATTTGGTCTTTAACCAGGTGACACGGGTCAACCTTGATTTGGTTGAAAATGCGCGGACCAAGCAAAAGGCTGGTTCTCTTTTCGCACTCTTAGATCAAACGAAGACGGCTATGGGGGGGCGGTTATTGAAGCAGTGGCTGATTAAACCCTTGAAGGATTTGCAGAAAATTCAGGCTCGGCAAGAGGCCGTGGCTGCCTTTAAAGATGATTTTTTCACTCGAGGAACGGTCCAGGATCAGTTGAAGTACGTTTATGATTTGGAACGTTTAGCTGCAAAAGCTGCCTTAGGAACCATTAATGCCCGTGATTTGGTGCAATTAAAGCGTTCGCTTCAGGCAGTACCGGATATGCAAGCCGCTTTGCAAGCTGAGCACGTTAACCCAATCTTGCAGGCTGCTGGGGCAGAAATCGACCCCTTGTTTGATTTGGCAAGCCTGATTGAACAAGCCATTGTCCCTGAACCACCAATTTCGGTTCGTGATGGTGACTTAATTCAACCGGGTTATGATGATTTGGTTGATTCTTATAACCAGGCATTAGCTGATAACCAAGATTGGCTCGCTGCTTATCAAAAGCAAGAACAGGAAGCAACTGGGATTTCGACTTTAAAGGTCAAATACAACAAGAACTTTGGTTACTTTATCGAAGTAACCAAGGTAAACCTCGACAAATTAGAAGAGGGACGTTATCATCGTAAGCAAACATTGACGAATGCTGAGCGATTTACAACGCCTGAATTGAAGGAACATGAAGACCTGATTTTTGCAGCGCAGACAAAACGTTTTGACCGCGAATATGATTTATTCTTGGCTATTCGCGCCAGGGTTAAGGAAGAAATCAGTCGCTTGCAGACATTAGCACAAAAAGTTGCCCGACTTGACGTTTTGGCGGCTTTAGCTGATGTCGCTGAAAACCGACATTTTACGAAACCAGAGTTTAAAACGGATGGTGACCGGGCACTAACAATTAAGCAGGGTCGTCATCCGGTGATTGAATCCCTCTTGGGACCTGGCGAATATGTTGCTAATGATGTCTTTTTTGATGAAAAAACCAAGATTCAACTGGTAACCGGTCCGAATATGGCTGGTAAGTCTACTTACATGCGCCAGGTCGCCTTAATTGTTGTGTTAGCTCAGATGGGGTCCTTTGTGCCTGCAGATGAAGCGACTTTGCCAATCTTTGATCAAATCTTTACCCGAATCGGGGCCAATGATGACCTCGTTAACGGTCGATCAACCTTTATGGTTGAAATGGCCGAGGCCAACTCGGCGCTTCAGGGGGCAACCTCTCAGTCATTGATTTTATTTGATGAACTGGGACGTGGTACAGCCACTTACGACGGAATGGCCTTAGCACAGGCCATTATTGAGTACTTGGATCAGAATCTTCACGCGACGACGATTTTTGCTACTCACTATCATGAACTAACGGCTTTGGCGGCTAGCCATCCTGCCATTCAAAATGTCCATGTTGGGGCGCAGTTAACCGATGATGGTGCTTTACACTTCTTACATCAGGTTCAGCCAGGAGCAGCTGACCGTTCTTATGGGATTCAGGTAGCTGCTTTGGCAGGGTTGCCGAAATCACTCTTAACAAATGCTGAGGCAATTTTAAGAGCCCTAGAAACCCAAGGGGTAGGGCAAGTTGAAGGTGTAGAAGAGACGGTGGTGAAGCGTTCGAGTGCTGCTGTCAAAGATACTGTTAGCCCGGCAATGAGAAACGCATCGACTGAAGCAACGCCAATTGGGGATAGTCTGGCACAGGACATTCCACTTTTTGAAATTGCCTCTGCTCAAGAGCTTCCAGCAGCGGAAATGGAGTTAATCAATCCGGCTGACCAGAAGGCCCTTGATGAACTTGATCGGGTTAACCTTAACCAATTGACGCCATTGGCGGCTCTCAACTTAATTGCCAAATTAC